The sequence ATATGTTTTGCCTCTTATCTTTACGGGAAAAGTCCTTATTTCCACGTAAACCCGTGAGCCGTCTTTTCGGATGATCGTAAACTCATGGGAATCCCTGATTATCTTTTTGACCCCCTTTGACAGCAGTTCTCTGGCACGCGGGATCTGTTCAGGCGGCAGGATGTTTATTTCGAAAATATTTTTTCCTTTTAATTCTTTTATCGAATAACCGGTTATTTCTTCAGCCGCCCTGTTGCCATCGATGAGGTTGCCGTTCAAATCATGAATGTAGTAGGCATCCGGAGCGTATTCGAAGAGTATTTTAAAACGTTCTTCACTCTCCTGCAGCGCCTGTTTCATTTTATGTTTGTACAGAGTCATTTCTATATTTGTATATAATTCACTCGCCTCGAATGGTTTGACGATATATGCGTAAGGCTCTATCTTCTTCGCTCTCTGGAGTATGGTGTCGTTTGTGAATGCGGTTACGAATATAATGGGGATGTCGAATATTTTTTGAATCTGTTCAGCGGTTTTAATCCCATCCATTTTCCCTTTAAGCACGATATCGAGAAGGATCAAGTCGGGTTTGTTCTTCTTGATGCTTTCGATCGCCTTCTTGCCGGTATTGGCTATCGCGGTGACGACAAAACCTCTGTTCGCCAGGATATTTTCGATATCCTTTGCCACGATCATCTCGTCTTCGACTATCAGTATTTTTTCATTAGCCATTATTCATCCTGTCCGGTTCATCTAAAAGATATTGACTGTTGAATTTGAAGTGTTTTTTCTTGAAGAGACGCAGGCAGGCGTCGACGACATCCGCTTCATAAAGAATCCCTTTGTTCGCGGCAATTTCGTTCAGTGCCTTATCCAACCCAGGAGCAGGACGATAAGGTCGGTGGGAGCACATCGCTTCGACTACATCAGCCACGCCCAGGATTTTCGCCTCGAGAAGTATTTCTTTGTCTTTCAGCCCCTGGGGATATCCGGTGCCATTCAATCTTTCATGATGCTGGTAGACAATCTTCGCAATGGGCCAGGGAAATTCAATGGTCTTTAGAATGTCATAACCGACCTGACAGTGTGATTTGACGATCATAAATTCACCCTCGGTAAGACGGGTCGGTTTGCTTAAAATCTCCGACGGTACGTAGATTTTGCCGATGTCGTGGATAGCCGCCGCCATATGAACACCGGTAATTTTTTCTTCAGGAATCTTTAATTCTTTTGCAATGGCGAATGCCAGTTGAGCGACACGCCACGAGTGGCCTGCAGTATACGGGTCCCTTTTTTCCAGAGCTATTGCCAGGGCTTTGACGGTTGATTCCAGACTCTTTTTCAGCTTTTCAAAACTCTCTCTTAGTTTCTGCTCTGTTTTATGCTTGTAAAGGGCTATTTCCACCGCGGTACGCAGATCCCTTTCGTCGAACGGTTTTATTATATAACCGTGCGGTTCAGTCGCTTTGGCGCGCGCCAATATTTTTTCATCTGCGTATGCCGTGAGGTAGATGATCGGGATGTTGTAATGTCGTCGTATCTGTTCAGCCACTTCAATACCGTCAAGTTTACCGTTCAGAACAATGTCGATGAGCAATAAATCCGGCTTGAACTTTTTGATTATTTTAATCGCCTTTTCACCACTCGTTTCGATCCTGGGTACTTTATATCCCAATCGTTCCAGAATGAGTTTTATGTCTTCTCCGACGATTCTTTCGTCTTCGAATATTATGATCTTCTCTCTCTTTGTTTCTTCTCTTTTCATGTGGTCCGTCTTTCTCCGGGAATACAACATAAGACTTTACGTGCCTGAGATAGTAATTCCGCTATCGAACGATTCACTGCGGGGTCGTAGTATGCCGTACCGATATTGAGAGAAAACCTGCCGCTGATTTTCCTGGATGCATTATAGATATCCAGATTCTTTTTGAGACGTTCAATCAATTTATTGATATTACTCTTATGTGCTTCCAGGGCGATCACCGCGAACTGTTTTTCGTCTATTCGGGATATTATATCTGATCTGCGAAATGTCTGTTTCAGGATATTGGCGACCGCAATCAATTCCTCCTGATTTTTCTGAGACGGTTCACCAGATGTCGGTGTTTTATTCCATTCGACGACGAGAACTATAAGACCGCGGTTATTGCGTTTCGCCAATTTCAAATAGTGCATCGCCAGGATGAGAAATGATTGTTTCGTATATAAACCGGTGGGTTTATCTATCAGAGGCAGTCCGCTCAGTTCTTGCTGGATTCTTTGTTGGTCAATGGCGTATTGGATTGAACATAAAAGTTGTGAACTGTCTGTTTGCTCTTTGATTATGAAGTCCTTTGCACCGAGCTGGGTTGCTTTGGCACCCAGTGATTTCTGCTCGACCGTGGTGACGACTATTATCGGGGCATCCGGAAACTGCCCATAGAGACGGCTGAATGCATCAAGCCCCTGAATATCCGGGAGCTGCAGGTCCAGTAGAACAACATCGAATTTTTCTTCAATTAACTTACTTAATCCTTCTTCCAGATTGTCGCTCGTGACCAGTTCGAATTCTGAGTCCATTACTTCAGTCAACATTGTTCGGAAAATCTCGATTTGTTCGAGATCATTTTCAATCAACAACAGCCGGATATTCATATCATTTAAATTAATGAGGCAGCCGGGACGTCCGTCCCAGCTGCCTCAGGAGGGAGGTACGAAAAGAATGAGCCGTGCCTTCTCATAATCTATTGAACCAACTTATTCTGAATCGCTAGTCTGACCAGAGCAGCGGTGTTGTGGGCGTTCAATTTACGCATTATACTCAGTCGATGATGTTCCACGGTCCGCACGCTGATCCCCAGTTTACTGGCGGCTTTTTTATTCGAATCGCCTTCTGTAATGAGTTTAAGAACTTCCCGTTCGCGTGGCGTGAGGGTTGTGTATGGTGTTTTTTTTGTTCGTTTTGCCGGTTTCTGTTTACGCTGGACGAGCATTTTTATCACATCGCTTGAGAAAGTGGGGGAGACGTACAGTTTGTTGTTCTTCAATGTCTCGAGAGCGGTCATAAGTTCTTTGTCTGCATCTTCTTTGAGCAGGTATCCCTGAGCTCCACATGTCAGGGATTCATATACATATTCTTCATTTTTGTGCATCGTTAAGATGAGAATTTTAACTTTTTTGTTGAAACGCCTTATCTTTCTGATCGCCTCGATACCTCTGAGTCTGGGCATGGAAATATCGAGGATAACGATGTCGGGCTGTAATTTTTTAACGCCGGTGATGATCTCCAG comes from candidate division WOR-3 bacterium and encodes:
- a CDS encoding response regulator translates to MIFEDERIVGEDIKLILERLGYKVPRIETSGEKAIKIIKKFKPDLLLIDIVLNGKLDGIEVAEQIRRHYNIPIIYLTAYADEKILARAKATEPHGYIIKPFDERDLRTAVEIALYKHKTEQKLRESFEKLKKSLESTVKALAIALEKRDPYTAGHSWRVAQLAFAIAKELKIPEEKITGVHMAAAIHDIGKIYVPSEILSKPTRLTEGEFMIVKSHCQVGYDILKTIEFPWPIAKIVYQHHERLNGTGYPQGLKDKEILLEAKILGVADVVEAMCSHRPYRPAPGLDKALNEIAANKGILYEADVVDACLRLFKKKHFKFNSQYLLDEPDRMNNG
- a CDS encoding response regulator; this encodes MNIRLLLIENDLEQIEIFRTMLTEVMDSEFELVTSDNLEEGLSKLIEEKFDVVLLDLQLPDIQGLDAFSRLYGQFPDAPIIVVTTVEQKSLGAKATQLGAKDFIIKEQTDSSQLLCSIQYAIDQQRIQQELSGLPLIDKPTGLYTKQSFLILAMHYLKLAKRNNRGLIVLVVEWNKTPTSGEPSQKNQEELIAVANILKQTFRRSDIISRIDEKQFAVIALEAHKSNINKLIERLKKNLDIYNASRKISGRFSLNIGTAYYDPAVNRSIAELLSQARKVLCCIPGERRTT
- a CDS encoding response regulator transcription factor, whose protein sequence is MPYSIFLADDHTLIRNGLKRIIEEKGNYRIIGETGDGLEIITGVKKLQPDIVILDISMPRLRGIEAIRKIRRFNKKVKILILTMHKNEEYVYESLTCGAQGYLLKEDADKELMTALETLKNNKLYVSPTFSSDVIKMLVQRKQKPAKRTKKTPYTTLTPREREVLKLITEGDSNKKAASKLGISVRTVEHHRLSIMRKLNAHNTAALVRLAIQNKLVQ